The following are encoded together in the Salvia hispanica cultivar TCC Black 2014 chromosome 6, UniMelb_Shisp_WGS_1.0, whole genome shotgun sequence genome:
- the LOC125194464 gene encoding G-type lectin S-receptor-like serine/threonine-protein kinase At4g27290 isoform X1, with the protein MAYLFFTTFIFSLRFAVGAIDGCTLFPNQPLVIGHTLISQNQVFETGFFRPGKSLNRFLGIWYKSTPDVVVWVANRNHPITALQDATLMLSQNGSLVISSGKSITWSATSSEDATYPILQLLDSGNLVVLDDKSVLWQSFDHPTNTMLPGMKIVDDSEAGVETHLTSWRGPDDPSPGDFVLKIQNWGLAEVVILRGAAKIYRFGQWNGKYYGGALNFPNSIYEPEMVFRDERLISVGDPYQTSLLTRSILDTSGSLVRLTMNLRKDKWNPATMFPLDKCDEYASCGPNSICRPDKPIRCECLKGFAPKFHNDWDVQDWSGGCNRTKPLNGKGGDGFLQVRGVKYPEMLRFWLNTTMSLAECESKCFENSSCTAYANPFITNGGSGCLMWFGDLMDTKQLSAPDANQNIYIRQPLSELDFNVGFQAAKEKENKRPTKLILISIAFGVLISAIINGGVLFVVKRKKHAVRMNDDDLELPVIKMETIVQATNNFSKENMIGAGGFGLVYKGNMPSGEEIAVKRLSRSSQQGLEEFRNEVTVIAKLQHRNLVRLLGCCLEEEEERMLIYEYLQNKSLDLFIFDHSGRTLLTWPKRYDIIMGIARGLLYLHHDSRLKIIHRDLKTSNILLDGHLRPKISDFGLARIFEEDQSLAKTRRVIGTYGYMAPEYAMDGKFSVKSDIFSLGVVVLEIISGKRNRGYADSDHYLNLLGHAWLLWKEKRMMDLMDECLNDTFKECEVKRCMQVGLLCVQKFANDRPAMSCVVSMLGSDGAVLAEPKEPGFFMERSCSTSPYIESENETITITDLEAR; encoded by the exons ATGGCATACTTGTTTTTCACAACATTTATCTTCTCTCTGCGTTTTGCAGTTGGAGCAATTGATGGCTGCACTCTTTTTCCAAATCAACCACTTGTTATTGGGCATACTTTGATATCTCAAAACCAAGTTTTCGAAACAGGCTTTTTCCGCCCGGGGAAATCTCTAAATAGATTCTTGGGAATATGGTACAAGAGCACACCAGATGTCGTCGTCTGGGTCGCAAACAGAAACCATCCCATCACTGCTTTACAGGATGCAACTTTGATGCTTTCCCAAAACGGAAGTCTTGTCATAAGCAGTGGCAAAAGCATTACCTGGTCTGCAACTTCATCAGAGGATGCAACATATCCAATTTTGCAGCTCTTGGATTCCGGAAACTTGGTTGTTTTAGACGACAAGAGCGTGCTATGGCAGAGTTTCGATCATCCAACCAACACCATGTTGCCAGGAATGAAAATAGTCGATGACAGTGAAGCCGGTGTGGAAACACATTTGACATCATGGAGAGGTCCGGATGATCCATCTCCCGGTGATTTTGTTCTCAAGATCCAAAACTGGGGATTGGCTGAGGTGGTGATTCTGAGAGGGGCAGCCAAAATATACCGATTTGGTCAGTGGAATGGGAAATACTATGGTGGTGCTCTGAACTTTCCCAATAGCATTTACGAGCCGGAGATGGTTTTCAGAGACGAGAGGTTGATATCCGTTGGAGACCCCTACCAGACCTCACTTCTCACAAGAAGCATTCTAGATACATCCGGTTCACTCGTGCGCCTTACCATGAATCTCAGAAAAGACAAGTGGAATCCCGCCACCATGTTTCCTCTCGATAAATGCGATGAGTATGCTAGTTGTGGTCCTAACAGTATCTGCAGACCTGACAAGCCAATTAGATGTGAGTGTTTAAAGGGATTCGCTCCAAAATTCCACAATGATTGGGACGTCCAAGATTGGTCGGGTGGGTGCAATAGGACTAAACCATTGAATGGAAAAGGTGGGGATGGATTTCTGCAGGTGAGAGGGGTCAAGTATCCTGAAATGTTAAGGTTTTGGTTGAATACAACGATGAGCCTTGCTGAGTGCGAATCTAAGTGCTTTGAAAACAGTAGTTGCACCGCATATGCTAATCCATTCATCACCAACGGGGGCAGTGGCTGCTTGATGTGGTTCGGTGATCTCATGGATACCAAACAACTTTCTGCACCTGATGCTAACCAAAACATCTATATCCGTCAGCCACTTTCTGAACTAG ATTTTAACGTGGGTTTTCAGGCGGCCAAGGAGAAGGAAAACAAAAGGCCTACAAAGTTAATACTAATATCAATTGCTTTCGGTGTTCTCATCTCAGCCATTATCAATGGAGGTGTACTTTTTGTGGTGAAACGAAAAAAGCATG CAGTAAGAATGAATGATGATGATTTAGAATTACCTGTGATCAAAATGGAAACTATTGTGCAAGCAACTAATAATTTCTCAAAGGAAAACATGATTGGAGCCGGAGGTTTTGGTCTTGTTTATAAG GGGAACATGCCATCAGGAGAAGAAATAGCAGTCAAAAGATTGTCGAGATCTTCGCAACAGGGTCTTGAAGAGTTCAGGAATGAAGTTACAGTGATTGCAAAACTTCAACATAGAAACCTTGTAAGACTATTGGGATGTTgccttgaagaagaagaagaaaggatgCTAATCTATGAGTATCTGCAGAATAAAAGTCttgatctttttatttttg ATCACAGTGGGAGAACACTATTGACATGGCCTAAGCGTTATGATATTATCATGGGAATTGCAAGGGGGCTGCTGTATCTTCATCACGATTCCAGATTAAAGATTATTCATAGGGATCTCAAAACAAGCAATATATTACTAGATGGACATTTAAGACCAAAAATATCAGATTTTGGCTTAGCAAGGATATTTGAAGAAGATCAATCCCTTGCGAAAACAAGAAGAGTTATTGGGACATA TGGATACATGGCTCCGGAATATGCAATGGATGGGAAATTCTCAGTGAAATCCGACATCTTTAGTCTTGGAGTGGTCGTGCTGGAAATAATAAGTGGAAAAAGGAACAGAGGATATGCAGACTCGGATCACTATCTTAACCTCCTGGGCCAT GCATGGTTGCTATGGAAAGAAAAGAGGATGATGGATTTGATGGATGAGTGTTTGAATGATACATTTAAGGAGTGTGAAGTGAAGAGATGCATGCAAGTCGGGTTACTGTGTGTTCAGAAATTTGCAAATGATAGGCCAGCCATGTCGTGTGTGGTTTCAATGTTAGGAAGTGATGGAGCAGTTTTGGCGGAACCAAAAGAGCCTGGATTTTTCATGGAAAGAAGTTGCAGCACATCACCATATATTGAGTCAGAGAATGAAACAATCACTATTACTGACTTGGAAGCCAGATGA
- the LOC125194464 gene encoding G-type lectin S-receptor-like serine/threonine-protein kinase At4g27290 isoform X3: protein MAYLFFTTFIFSLRFAVGAIDGCTLFPNQPLVIGHTLISQNQVFETGFFRPGKSLNRFLGIWYKSTPDVVVWVANRNHPITALQDATLMLSQNGSLVISSGKSITWSATSSEDATYPILQLLDSGNLVVLDDKSVLWQSFDHPTNTMLPGMKIVDDSEAGVETHLTSWRGPDDPSPGDFVLKIQNWGLAEVVILRGAAKIYRFGQWNGKYYGGALNFPNSIYEPEMVFRDERLISVGDPYQTSLLTRSILDTSGSLVRLTMNLRKDKWNPATMFPLDKCDEYASCGPNSICRPDKPIRCECLKGFAPKFHNDWDVQDWSGGCNRTKPLNGKGGDGFLQVRGVKYPEMLRFWLNTTMSLAECESKCFENSSCTAYANPFITNGGSGCLMWFGDLMDTKQLSAPDANQNIYIRQPLSELDFNVGFQAAKEKENKRPTKLILISIAFGVLISAIINGGVLFVVKRKKHAVRMNDDDLELPVIKMETIVQATNNFSKENMIGAGGFGLVYKGNMPSGEEIAVKRLSRSSQQGLEEFRNEVTVIAKLQHRNLVRLLGCCLEEEEERMLIYEYLQNKSLDLFIFDHSGRTLLTWPKRYDIIMGIARGLLYLHHDSRLKIIHRDLKTSNILLDGHLRPKISDFGLARIFEEDQSLAKTRRVIGTYEIRHL from the exons ATGGCATACTTGTTTTTCACAACATTTATCTTCTCTCTGCGTTTTGCAGTTGGAGCAATTGATGGCTGCACTCTTTTTCCAAATCAACCACTTGTTATTGGGCATACTTTGATATCTCAAAACCAAGTTTTCGAAACAGGCTTTTTCCGCCCGGGGAAATCTCTAAATAGATTCTTGGGAATATGGTACAAGAGCACACCAGATGTCGTCGTCTGGGTCGCAAACAGAAACCATCCCATCACTGCTTTACAGGATGCAACTTTGATGCTTTCCCAAAACGGAAGTCTTGTCATAAGCAGTGGCAAAAGCATTACCTGGTCTGCAACTTCATCAGAGGATGCAACATATCCAATTTTGCAGCTCTTGGATTCCGGAAACTTGGTTGTTTTAGACGACAAGAGCGTGCTATGGCAGAGTTTCGATCATCCAACCAACACCATGTTGCCAGGAATGAAAATAGTCGATGACAGTGAAGCCGGTGTGGAAACACATTTGACATCATGGAGAGGTCCGGATGATCCATCTCCCGGTGATTTTGTTCTCAAGATCCAAAACTGGGGATTGGCTGAGGTGGTGATTCTGAGAGGGGCAGCCAAAATATACCGATTTGGTCAGTGGAATGGGAAATACTATGGTGGTGCTCTGAACTTTCCCAATAGCATTTACGAGCCGGAGATGGTTTTCAGAGACGAGAGGTTGATATCCGTTGGAGACCCCTACCAGACCTCACTTCTCACAAGAAGCATTCTAGATACATCCGGTTCACTCGTGCGCCTTACCATGAATCTCAGAAAAGACAAGTGGAATCCCGCCACCATGTTTCCTCTCGATAAATGCGATGAGTATGCTAGTTGTGGTCCTAACAGTATCTGCAGACCTGACAAGCCAATTAGATGTGAGTGTTTAAAGGGATTCGCTCCAAAATTCCACAATGATTGGGACGTCCAAGATTGGTCGGGTGGGTGCAATAGGACTAAACCATTGAATGGAAAAGGTGGGGATGGATTTCTGCAGGTGAGAGGGGTCAAGTATCCTGAAATGTTAAGGTTTTGGTTGAATACAACGATGAGCCTTGCTGAGTGCGAATCTAAGTGCTTTGAAAACAGTAGTTGCACCGCATATGCTAATCCATTCATCACCAACGGGGGCAGTGGCTGCTTGATGTGGTTCGGTGATCTCATGGATACCAAACAACTTTCTGCACCTGATGCTAACCAAAACATCTATATCCGTCAGCCACTTTCTGAACTAG ATTTTAACGTGGGTTTTCAGGCGGCCAAGGAGAAGGAAAACAAAAGGCCTACAAAGTTAATACTAATATCAATTGCTTTCGGTGTTCTCATCTCAGCCATTATCAATGGAGGTGTACTTTTTGTGGTGAAACGAAAAAAGCATG CAGTAAGAATGAATGATGATGATTTAGAATTACCTGTGATCAAAATGGAAACTATTGTGCAAGCAACTAATAATTTCTCAAAGGAAAACATGATTGGAGCCGGAGGTTTTGGTCTTGTTTATAAG GGGAACATGCCATCAGGAGAAGAAATAGCAGTCAAAAGATTGTCGAGATCTTCGCAACAGGGTCTTGAAGAGTTCAGGAATGAAGTTACAGTGATTGCAAAACTTCAACATAGAAACCTTGTAAGACTATTGGGATGTTgccttgaagaagaagaagaaaggatgCTAATCTATGAGTATCTGCAGAATAAAAGTCttgatctttttatttttg ATCACAGTGGGAGAACACTATTGACATGGCCTAAGCGTTATGATATTATCATGGGAATTGCAAGGGGGCTGCTGTATCTTCATCACGATTCCAGATTAAAGATTATTCATAGGGATCTCAAAACAAGCAATATATTACTAGATGGACATTTAAGACCAAAAATATCAGATTTTGGCTTAGCAAGGATATTTGAAGAAGATCAATCCCTTGCGAAAACAAGAAGAGTTATTGGGACATA TGAAATCCGACATCTTTAG
- the LOC125194464 gene encoding G-type lectin S-receptor-like serine/threonine-protein kinase At4g27290 isoform X2, protein MAYLFFTTFIFSLRFAVGAIDGCTLFPNQPLVIGHTLISQNQVFETGFFRPGKSLNRFLGIWYKSTPDVVVWVANRNHPITALQDATLMLSQNGSLVISSGKSITWSATSSEDATYPILQLLDSGNLVVLDDKSVLWQSFDHPTNTMLPGMKIVDDSEAGVETHLTSWRGPDDPSPGDFVLKIQNWGLAEVVILRGAAKIYRFGQWNGKYYGGALNFPNSIYEPEMVFRDERLISVGDPYQTSLLTRSILDTSGSLVRLTMNLRKDKWNPATMFPLDKCDEYASCGPNSICRPDKPIRCECLKGFAPKFHNDWDVQDWSGGCNRTKPLNGKGGDGFLQVRGVKYPEMLRFWLNTTMSLAECESKCFENSSCTAYANPFITNGGSGCLMWFGDLMDTKQLSAPDANQNIYIRQPLSELDFNVGFQAAKEKENKRPTKLILISIAFGVLISAIINGGVLFVVKRKKHVRMNDDDLELPVIKMETIVQATNNFSKENMIGAGGFGLVYKGNMPSGEEIAVKRLSRSSQQGLEEFRNEVTVIAKLQHRNLVRLLGCCLEEEEERMLIYEYLQNKSLDLFIFDHSGRTLLTWPKRYDIIMGIARGLLYLHHDSRLKIIHRDLKTSNILLDGHLRPKISDFGLARIFEEDQSLAKTRRVIGTYGYMAPEYAMDGKFSVKSDIFSLGVVVLEIISGKRNRGYADSDHYLNLLGHAWLLWKEKRMMDLMDECLNDTFKECEVKRCMQVGLLCVQKFANDRPAMSCVVSMLGSDGAVLAEPKEPGFFMERSCSTSPYIESENETITITDLEAR, encoded by the exons ATGGCATACTTGTTTTTCACAACATTTATCTTCTCTCTGCGTTTTGCAGTTGGAGCAATTGATGGCTGCACTCTTTTTCCAAATCAACCACTTGTTATTGGGCATACTTTGATATCTCAAAACCAAGTTTTCGAAACAGGCTTTTTCCGCCCGGGGAAATCTCTAAATAGATTCTTGGGAATATGGTACAAGAGCACACCAGATGTCGTCGTCTGGGTCGCAAACAGAAACCATCCCATCACTGCTTTACAGGATGCAACTTTGATGCTTTCCCAAAACGGAAGTCTTGTCATAAGCAGTGGCAAAAGCATTACCTGGTCTGCAACTTCATCAGAGGATGCAACATATCCAATTTTGCAGCTCTTGGATTCCGGAAACTTGGTTGTTTTAGACGACAAGAGCGTGCTATGGCAGAGTTTCGATCATCCAACCAACACCATGTTGCCAGGAATGAAAATAGTCGATGACAGTGAAGCCGGTGTGGAAACACATTTGACATCATGGAGAGGTCCGGATGATCCATCTCCCGGTGATTTTGTTCTCAAGATCCAAAACTGGGGATTGGCTGAGGTGGTGATTCTGAGAGGGGCAGCCAAAATATACCGATTTGGTCAGTGGAATGGGAAATACTATGGTGGTGCTCTGAACTTTCCCAATAGCATTTACGAGCCGGAGATGGTTTTCAGAGACGAGAGGTTGATATCCGTTGGAGACCCCTACCAGACCTCACTTCTCACAAGAAGCATTCTAGATACATCCGGTTCACTCGTGCGCCTTACCATGAATCTCAGAAAAGACAAGTGGAATCCCGCCACCATGTTTCCTCTCGATAAATGCGATGAGTATGCTAGTTGTGGTCCTAACAGTATCTGCAGACCTGACAAGCCAATTAGATGTGAGTGTTTAAAGGGATTCGCTCCAAAATTCCACAATGATTGGGACGTCCAAGATTGGTCGGGTGGGTGCAATAGGACTAAACCATTGAATGGAAAAGGTGGGGATGGATTTCTGCAGGTGAGAGGGGTCAAGTATCCTGAAATGTTAAGGTTTTGGTTGAATACAACGATGAGCCTTGCTGAGTGCGAATCTAAGTGCTTTGAAAACAGTAGTTGCACCGCATATGCTAATCCATTCATCACCAACGGGGGCAGTGGCTGCTTGATGTGGTTCGGTGATCTCATGGATACCAAACAACTTTCTGCACCTGATGCTAACCAAAACATCTATATCCGTCAGCCACTTTCTGAACTAG ATTTTAACGTGGGTTTTCAGGCGGCCAAGGAGAAGGAAAACAAAAGGCCTACAAAGTTAATACTAATATCAATTGCTTTCGGTGTTCTCATCTCAGCCATTATCAATGGAGGTGTACTTTTTGTGGTGAAACGAAAAAAGCATG TAAGAATGAATGATGATGATTTAGAATTACCTGTGATCAAAATGGAAACTATTGTGCAAGCAACTAATAATTTCTCAAAGGAAAACATGATTGGAGCCGGAGGTTTTGGTCTTGTTTATAAG GGGAACATGCCATCAGGAGAAGAAATAGCAGTCAAAAGATTGTCGAGATCTTCGCAACAGGGTCTTGAAGAGTTCAGGAATGAAGTTACAGTGATTGCAAAACTTCAACATAGAAACCTTGTAAGACTATTGGGATGTTgccttgaagaagaagaagaaaggatgCTAATCTATGAGTATCTGCAGAATAAAAGTCttgatctttttatttttg ATCACAGTGGGAGAACACTATTGACATGGCCTAAGCGTTATGATATTATCATGGGAATTGCAAGGGGGCTGCTGTATCTTCATCACGATTCCAGATTAAAGATTATTCATAGGGATCTCAAAACAAGCAATATATTACTAGATGGACATTTAAGACCAAAAATATCAGATTTTGGCTTAGCAAGGATATTTGAAGAAGATCAATCCCTTGCGAAAACAAGAAGAGTTATTGGGACATA TGGATACATGGCTCCGGAATATGCAATGGATGGGAAATTCTCAGTGAAATCCGACATCTTTAGTCTTGGAGTGGTCGTGCTGGAAATAATAAGTGGAAAAAGGAACAGAGGATATGCAGACTCGGATCACTATCTTAACCTCCTGGGCCAT GCATGGTTGCTATGGAAAGAAAAGAGGATGATGGATTTGATGGATGAGTGTTTGAATGATACATTTAAGGAGTGTGAAGTGAAGAGATGCATGCAAGTCGGGTTACTGTGTGTTCAGAAATTTGCAAATGATAGGCCAGCCATGTCGTGTGTGGTTTCAATGTTAGGAAGTGATGGAGCAGTTTTGGCGGAACCAAAAGAGCCTGGATTTTTCATGGAAAGAAGTTGCAGCACATCACCATATATTGAGTCAGAGAATGAAACAATCACTATTACTGACTTGGAAGCCAGATGA